The Deltaproteobacteria bacterium genome includes a window with the following:
- a CDS encoding DUF2256 domain-containing protein, which produces MARMRRKDKLPTKLCAVCGRLFVWRKKWARNWVSVKYCSDRCRAASSRPASAPRLAPS; this is translated from the coding sequence ATGGCGCGAATGCGTCGTAAGGATAAACTGCCGACTAAGCTCTGCGCGGTTTGCGGTCGGCTCTTCGTCTGGCGCAAGAAATGGGCGCGCAACTGGGTGAGCGTGAAATATTGCTCGGATCGCTGCCGCGCTGCGTCGTCGCGACCCGCGTCGGCGCCTAGACTGGCCCCGTCATGA
- the yajC gene encoding preprotein translocase subunit YajC, producing MANFAPWLIVILVFIGAMAFLVVPQLNRMNAHSKFLKTLKVGDRVVTIGGLVGTLTEVDGDIIHIAFANMQPVPILRSAIERNLP from the coding sequence ATGGCGAATTTTGCCCCATGGCTTATTGTTATTCTTGTATTTATCGGAGCAATGGCGTTTCTCGTCGTGCCTCAATTAAATCGTATGAACGCGCATAGCAAATTTTTGAAGACGCTAAAGGTGGGTGACCGTGTTGTCACGATTGGTGGCTTGGTCGGAACTCTGACTGAGGTCGATGGAGATATCATCCATATTGCATTTGCGAACATGCAACCGGTTCCAATACTCCGATCTGCGATCGAGCGGAATTTACCTTAG
- a CDS encoding SDR family NAD(P)-dependent oxidoreductase, with amino-acid sequence MAAIFGAGGGIGGALVEAIQTTGKFKHVVSFSRSTSPAIDLLDETSLAHAAACAADPGELRLVIDATGFLHDDRQAPEKSWRQLDAANLARAFALNAIGPALIMKHVLPRLPRSGKAVFATLSARLGSIGDNRLGGWYSYRASKAALNQLVRTAAIELARRSPDAICVALHPGTVATALSAGFAATGLQVHHPAVATNHLLAVIGQLTADANGGFFDWRGQPVPW; translated from the coding sequence GTGGCAGCCATATTTGGCGCCGGCGGCGGTATCGGAGGGGCCTTGGTTGAAGCGATCCAGACCACGGGAAAATTCAAGCATGTAGTCTCGTTCAGTCGCAGCACTTCGCCGGCGATCGACCTTCTGGACGAAACCAGTCTCGCGCATGCCGCGGCGTGCGCCGCCGATCCGGGAGAGCTGCGTCTGGTAATCGATGCAACGGGATTTCTGCATGATGATCGCCAAGCACCCGAGAAGAGCTGGCGGCAACTCGATGCGGCCAATCTCGCGCGCGCTTTTGCGCTGAATGCGATCGGGCCGGCGCTGATCATGAAGCATGTGCTGCCGCGGTTGCCGCGATCTGGCAAAGCGGTCTTCGCAACGCTGTCCGCCCGATTGGGGAGCATCGGCGACAATCGGCTGGGCGGGTGGTATTCCTATCGAGCGTCTAAAGCGGCTCTCAACCAGCTCGTGCGGACCGCGGCCATTGAGTTGGCCCGTAGATCTCCAGATGCTATTTGCGTCGCCTTGCATCCGGGCACAGTCGCCACAGCACTGTCCGCTGGCTTCGCGGCGACCGGATTGCAGGTACATCATCCCGCTGTTGCAACGAATCATCTGCTTGCCGTCATCGGTCAACTCACGGCGGACGCCAACGGAGGGTTTTTCGACTGGCGCGGCCAGCCTGTGCCTTGGTGA